The Clostridium aceticum genomic interval TCTAAATGGGGATATAGATTTAAATATTGTTATCAGAACAATTATATGTAAAGATGGCAAAGCTTATTTTCAGGCAGGTGGAGGTCTGGTATGGGACTCAGACCCTCAGCTGGAATATGAGGAAACGCTACACAAGTCTAGAGCGATGATGGAGGCTCTAAATAGTTAAAGATAGGAATTAAGGTGAAAAAAATGTATATTTCCGTAAATGGACACTTACTTTCAAAGGAAAAAGCTGGGATATCACCTTTAGGAGAGGGACTTTCCTATGGCTATGGTGTCTTTGAAACGATAAAATTTCATGGTGATAACCTATATTTTTTCAAGGAGCATATAGAGCGGTTAAAAGATGGTTGTGACAAAATAAGTTTGCAATTTAACCTGGAGATAGATTTATTAAAGAAACAATGCTATGCGTTGATACAAAGAAATCATTTAACCACAGGTGTACTAAAAATTTCCTGTATAAAAAATGCAGAAAAAAAAGAAGTTATTTTATCTACAAGAGAAAATAAATATACCAGTGAAGACTATAAAAAAGGTTTTAAGCTATGTTTTACTAATATAAAAAGAAATCCTTACTCTATTTTAACTTACATTAAGTCTAACAACTATATGGAAAATTTTTTAGTAAGACAACAGGCATTAAGCAATCAGTACGATGAAGTGGTTTTTACCAATGTACATGGAGAAATCTGTGAAGGCACTTTATCTAATATCTTTTTTGTTAAGGATGGTATATTGCATACACCATCTATAGACTGTGGTATTTTACCAGGAATTATGAGACAAAAAATTATTGATGTTGCAGTGGATGCGAAGCTGTCAGTTGCTGTTGGAAAGTATACGAAAGAAGATATAATGATGGCAGAAGAGATCTTTATTACGAATTCTCTTTTAGAAATTATGCCGATATGTCAAATACAAGATAAAGAAATAGATTTGCAGAAAAATCATATTACTCAGAAGTTGATCGAATATTATAACCAGTATATAGATACATTAGACTAAAAAAAGGAAGAGGGAGAAAAATGGATAAACCAAAAATAGAACGTGCCATAAGAGACATACTAGAAGCGA includes:
- a CDS encoding aminotransferase class IV — its product is MYISVNGHLLSKEKAGISPLGEGLSYGYGVFETIKFHGDNLYFFKEHIERLKDGCDKISLQFNLEIDLLKKQCYALIQRNHLTTGVLKISCIKNAEKKEVILSTRENKYTSEDYKKGFKLCFTNIKRNPYSILTYIKSNNYMENFLVRQQALSNQYDEVVFTNVHGEICEGTLSNIFFVKDGILHTPSIDCGILPGIMRQKIIDVAVDAKLSVAVGKYTKEDIMMAEEIFITNSLLEIMPICQIQDKEIDLQKNHITQKLIEYYNQYIDTLD